In the Armatimonadota bacterium genome, one interval contains:
- the carA gene encoding glutamine-hydrolyzing carbamoyl-phosphate synthase small subunit produces the protein MRANLVLSDGAVFQGESLGRPGTAVGEVVFNTGMTGYQEILTDPSYAGQIVSLTYPLIGNYGVTEADFESRRVQVSGFVVREAADEPSNWRSEGSLHAFLNDHGVVGIQGIDTRQLTRRLRAHGVMMGMVSTEHQAETAVDMVRSAPGYSEEELVYRVSTPNPYTWRAGADRPDAATCPPDSGTQRRIALLDCGVKFNILRSLAALGCHVTVFPAGTSAAEILRSSPDGVVLSPGPGDPASLGSLVNEVRKLAEARPVMGVCMGNQLLGSAFGSKTFKLKFGHRGSNHPVRDLVTGRVAITSQNHGYALDADGLTDGMEVGQINLNDGTVEGLRHRELPVFSIQYHPEASPGPHDSAHYFKTFVESLH, from the coding sequence ATGAGGGCGAACCTTGTGCTGAGCGACGGCGCCGTCTTCCAGGGAGAGTCACTCGGGCGCCCGGGCACGGCGGTTGGTGAAGTAGTGTTCAACACCGGTATGACCGGGTATCAGGAGATCCTCACCGATCCCTCGTATGCCGGCCAGATCGTGAGCCTTACCTATCCGCTGATTGGCAACTACGGGGTCACTGAGGCCGACTTTGAGTCGAGGCGCGTTCAGGTATCCGGCTTTGTGGTACGGGAAGCGGCCGATGAGCCAAGCAACTGGCGCTCGGAAGGCAGCCTCCACGCATTCCTGAACGACCATGGAGTAGTTGGAATTCAGGGCATCGATACGCGGCAGTTGACGCGCCGCTTGCGGGCTCACGGTGTGATGATGGGCATGGTATCCACCGAGCATCAAGCGGAGACGGCAGTGGACATGGTCCGCTCAGCTCCGGGATATTCCGAAGAGGAATTGGTCTATCGCGTCTCGACACCGAACCCCTACACGTGGCGCGCCGGCGCCGACCGCCCTGATGCGGCAACGTGCCCGCCGGATTCCGGGACGCAGCGTCGAATCGCACTGTTGGATTGTGGCGTCAAGTTCAACATACTGCGGTCACTCGCGGCGTTAGGGTGCCACGTGACCGTGTTTCCTGCCGGGACGTCAGCTGCCGAGATACTTCGCTCGTCGCCAGACGGAGTCGTACTCTCGCCGGGACCCGGCGACCCAGCATCACTGGGCTCGTTGGTGAATGAGGTCCGCAAGCTGGCGGAGGCACGCCCGGTGATGGGCGTCTGCATGGGAAACCAGCTGCTGGGTAGTGCGTTTGGCAGCAAGACTTTCAAGCTTAAGTTTGGACACCGGGGCAGCAACCATCCCGTACGGGACCTCGTAACGGGTCGTGTGGCGATTACATCGCAAAACCACGGCTACGCTCTCGACGCAGACGGTTTGACCGACGGAATGGAAGTGGGCCAGATTAACCTGAACGACGGTACCGTCGAGGGCCTTCGCCACCGCGAACTCCCGGTGTTCAGCATTCAGTACCATCCCGAGGCCTCGCCGGGTCCACATGACAGCGCGCACTACTTCAAAACATTTGTTGAGTCCCTTCATTAA
- the lepB gene encoding signal peptidase I, which produces MAEIVRLGAEEAAVEDEEKREAARAEAAERKARRQRGQQRRLMFLLPLVTVLAIIAWCFSTQFIPSQSMEPYLQPGDHIVTLKSWLAYPDHAVPSRGDVVVFNLPAKQQLQDPNAWVSGSPPQAAILIKRVVGLPGETIEFQGNEVLINGKALVENYRTIPETRRVGGAYGTDGPFRIPAHHIFLMGDNRPDSDDSRFWGPLNVKNVMGRCMGVLFHESANGFNERRYQKTTGQ; this is translated from the coding sequence ATGGCAGAGATAGTCCGACTCGGCGCGGAAGAAGCGGCAGTTGAGGATGAAGAGAAGAGAGAGGCTGCCAGGGCTGAAGCTGCGGAACGCAAGGCGCGACGCCAACGCGGACAGCAGCGGCGGCTGATGTTCCTGCTGCCTTTGGTTACGGTGTTAGCTATTATCGCGTGGTGCTTTTCAACGCAGTTCATTCCCAGCCAGTCGATGGAGCCGTATTTGCAGCCTGGTGACCATATTGTCACGCTCAAATCGTGGCTGGCGTATCCGGACCATGCGGTGCCCAGCCGCGGCGATGTCGTAGTCTTCAACCTACCTGCGAAGCAGCAGCTACAGGACCCTAACGCGTGGGTTTCGGGCAGTCCTCCTCAAGCCGCGATCCTGATAAAGCGCGTGGTCGGCCTGCCCGGCGAGACAATCGAGTTTCAGGGTAACGAAGTGCTGATCAACGGCAAGGCGCTTGTTGAGAACTACCGAACTATCCCCGAAACCCGGCGAGTCGGCGGCGCCTACGGTACCGACGGGCCTTTTCGCATTCCGGCGCACCACATCTTCCTGATGGGTGACAATCGCCCGGATAGCGACGACAGCAGGTTCTGGGGCCCGCTGAACGTCAAGAACGTGATGGGTCGGTGTATGGGCGTTCTGTTTCACGAAAGCGCGAATGGATTCAACGAACGGCGATACCAAAAAACAACCGGTCAGTAG